A section of the Candidatus Methylomirabilis sp. genome encodes:
- a CDS encoding dTMP kinase, with protein DLPPAASLARIREARAAAPDTFEREEYLERVRALFTALRGPGILHLDATQSADVVAAAIREAVESVLRPRQAP; from the coding sequence GGACCTCCCACCTGCCGCGAGCCTCGCCCGCATCCGAGAGGCCCGGGCGGCGGCCCCGGACACCTTCGAGCGGGAAGAGTACCTGGAGCGGGTCCGGGCTCTCTTCACCGCCCTGCGCGGCCCGGGCATCCTTCACCTGGATGCGACGCAGTCCGCCGACGTCGTGGCTGCTGCGATCCGCGAGGCAGTCGAGTCGGTGCTCCGTCCCCGCCAGGCCCCCTAG